A section of the Candidatus Cloacimonadota bacterium genome encodes:
- a CDS encoding MlaE family lipid ABC transporter permease subunit encodes MAGFRFDAGTLYLEGDFTLKGLDDLRSGLTNVIKHEKVERIDLSGIEQIDSAGTAAWDEILLLVLREGEVALIPARPEVQVVINRFSNPNRIPLEKPREPSWLEQIGASVQTVWQSSKEAIQLAADIFFWAEVSIFRRGEQRKGSLGQQCVFLGMDALPIVALLSFVIGFIIALQVGVQMKNFSAAIFVPDVMSFALVRELSPLFTAIILAGRSGSAITAEIATMKVMEEIDALRMMALDPVRYVVVPKFHALSLMMPILVTFSILAAHLGAILISVSHLDVSLQVYLQRSLMVLGPGELLITYVKSVVFAWLIVIIAAHQGFRVRGGAEGVGNSTTRSVVASILAIIFADAVFSVVYL; translated from the coding sequence ATGGCCGGATTTCGTTTTGACGCTGGCACCCTTTATCTGGAGGGAGATTTCACCCTGAAGGGGCTGGACGACCTCCGCTCTGGGCTTACCAACGTTATCAAGCATGAAAAGGTGGAGAGGATTGACCTTTCCGGCATCGAACAAATCGACAGTGCCGGAACAGCCGCGTGGGATGAAATCCTGTTGCTGGTTTTACGGGAGGGCGAGGTCGCATTGATACCGGCTCGTCCGGAAGTGCAGGTTGTAATCAACAGATTCAGCAACCCGAACAGAATTCCGCTGGAAAAACCCCGCGAACCAAGCTGGCTGGAGCAAATCGGAGCCTCGGTGCAAACAGTCTGGCAAAGCTCGAAAGAAGCTATCCAACTGGCGGCGGATATTTTCTTTTGGGCAGAGGTGAGCATCTTCCGCCGCGGTGAACAGCGCAAAGGTTCCTTGGGCCAGCAGTGCGTTTTTTTGGGCATGGACGCCCTGCCGATCGTGGCGCTGCTTTCCTTTGTGATCGGTTTCATCATCGCCCTGCAGGTCGGGGTGCAGATGAAGAATTTCAGCGCCGCCATCTTTGTGCCCGATGTGATGTCTTTCGCTTTGGTGAGGGAATTGTCACCCCTCTTCACCGCCATCATCCTGGCTGGCAGAAGCGGCTCCGCCATCACGGCAGAAATCGCCACCATGAAGGTTATGGAAGAGATAGATGCGCTGCGCATGATGGCTCTGGACCCTGTGCGTTACGTGGTGGTGCCCAAATTTCATGCCCTTTCCCTGATGATGCCCATCCTGGTCACTTTTTCCATTCTGGCCGCGCATTTAGGCGCGATCCTCATCTCCGTTTCCCATCTGGATGTCAGCCTGCAGGTTTATCTGCAGCGTTCCCTGATGGTGCTGGGACCGGGCGAACTACTGATCACCTATGTTAAAAGCGTGGTTTTTGCCTGGCTAATAGTCATCATCGCCGCCCATCAGGGATTTCGGGTGCGGGGCGGCGCCGAAGGGGTTGGCAATTCCACCACGCGTTCCGTCGTGGCCTCCATCCTAGCTATCATATTTGCCGACGCGGTCTTCAGCGTGGTCTATCTATGA
- a CDS encoding MCE family protein: MAAKSARIRLGIFVLTGIALIGLFFALVIGKQLTLKRETYFLRFTNHSVFGLQAGASVYYRGIPIGTVDKVAIDPKDVQSVILTLSIDPGTPLKEDSEAVLVYVGITGTKAVEVRGGTNRAKNLKPGSFIKTGATELDEISGKAVSVVDKVDRIASNLDQLTAEENQANLSSILAETNSLIIETRTKLSSTLNSLGRIVQSAQGFTEGAGGSFDRIADNLTANLDSISTVASQNIQRIGDRSSSSLEALTDDLSKQLASISASLDKSIAEINHSTNLLLNDTRLQLGKIGASSDSLILMTTRDIAKVSLKINTAMDRVNQILSSAEMDALVANINTLTAKLNEANISGLAEELTVTVHKAGNLITNIDRTLIRNRVNLNETLENLREASENLNDFARQISDQPALILRGN, encoded by the coding sequence ATGGCTGCCAAATCAGCCCGGATCAGACTGGGCATCTTTGTGCTGACCGGCATCGCCCTGATCGGCCTGTTTTTCGCGCTGGTGATCGGCAAACAGCTCACACTCAAGCGTGAAACCTACTTTCTGCGCTTCACCAACCATTCGGTATTCGGCCTCCAGGCCGGTGCCTCAGTCTATTACAGAGGCATACCCATCGGCACCGTGGACAAGGTGGCGATCGATCCCAAGGATGTTCAGAGCGTGATCCTAACACTGAGCATCGACCCCGGAACCCCGCTGAAAGAGGATAGCGAGGCGGTTCTGGTGTATGTGGGCATCACCGGCACCAAAGCGGTGGAGGTTCGCGGCGGAACCAATCGGGCGAAAAACCTGAAACCCGGCAGCTTCATCAAAACCGGCGCCACTGAGCTTGACGAGATTTCCGGCAAGGCTGTTTCCGTCGTGGACAAAGTGGACCGCATCGCCTCTAACCTGGACCAGCTGACAGCGGAGGAAAACCAGGCCAACCTCTCTTCCATCCTTGCTGAAACCAACAGCCTGATCATCGAAACCCGCACCAAACTTTCCTCAACCCTGAACAGCCTGGGCCGGATCGTCCAATCCGCCCAGGGTTTCACGGAGGGCGCGGGAGGAAGTTTTGACCGCATAGCGGACAACCTGACCGCGAACCTGGACAGCATATCCACCGTGGCTTCCCAAAACATCCAAAGGATCGGCGACCGCAGCTCCTCCAGCCTGGAAGCCCTTACCGACGATCTGAGCAAACAACTGGCTTCCATCAGCGCCAGCCTCGATAAAAGCATCGCTGAGATCAATCACTCAACCAATCTGCTGCTCAACGATACCAGGCTGCAACTGGGAAAGATCGGCGCCAGTTCCGATTCCCTCATCCTGATGACCACCAGGGACATCGCCAAGGTTAGCCTGAAGATCAACACAGCCATGGACCGCGTGAACCAAATCCTCTCTTCGGCTGAAATGGACGCTCTGGTAGCCAATATAAACACCCTCACAGCCAAACTCAATGAGGCCAATATCTCCGGCCTGGCCGAGGAACTGACAGTAACAGTGCACAAAGCCGGAAACCTGATAACCAATATCGACCGGACCCTCATCCGCAACCGGGTAAATCTGAATGAAACCCTGGAAAACCTGCGCGAAGCCAGCGAAAACCTCAATGATTTCGCCCGGCAAATATCTGACCAACCCGCCCTGATCCTGCGGGGAAATTAA
- the meaB gene encoding methylmalonyl Co-A mutase-associated GTPase MeaB codes for MEAKSAGSKVSDAEAKKPSRGLPPVDSIAAGVLSGDRTLLAKAITLIESNSPRHFEAGQELVRRLLPASGNSIRVGVTGVPGAGKSTFIESFGLWLIERGHKVAVLAVDPSSSLSRGSILGDKTRMEELARHPSSFIRPSPSGGALGGVTRKTRETIIACEAAGYDIILIETVGVGQSEVTVRSMVDFFLLMQIAGAGDELQGIKKGIMELADLVVVNKADGNNIQAAELAGRELNNALHYLRQATPGWTTKALTCSAVQKTGLPEIWHEIERFVDQGKTSGVFEERRQSQVLQWFESLLAEAVLNRFYSDPKITKQLPRLRAAVQDGSLPVLLAVQELLAD; via the coding sequence ATGGAAGCCAAAAGCGCTGGCAGCAAGGTTTCGGATGCCGAGGCCAAAAAGCCGTCCCGCGGCCTGCCGCCAGTTGATTCCATCGCCGCCGGGGTTCTCAGCGGCGACCGCACCCTGCTGGCCAAGGCGATCACCCTCATCGAAAGCAATTCTCCCCGTCATTTCGAGGCGGGACAGGAACTGGTCCGCCGGCTTCTGCCCGCCTCGGGAAACTCCATCCGCGTGGGCGTTACAGGTGTTCCCGGAGCGGGGAAGAGCACCTTCATCGAAAGCTTCGGCCTCTGGCTAATAGAGCGGGGCCACAAAGTCGCCGTGCTGGCCGTTGACCCAAGCAGTTCGCTTTCCCGGGGCAGCATTCTGGGCGACAAAACCCGCATGGAGGAACTGGCACGGCACCCAAGCAGCTTCATCCGTCCCTCACCCAGCGGCGGAGCATTGGGGGGCGTGACCCGCAAAACCCGCGAAACCATCATCGCCTGCGAAGCTGCCGGCTATGACATCATCCTCATCGAAACCGTGGGAGTTGGACAGTCTGAGGTAACCGTGCGCTCCATGGTCGATTTCTTTCTGCTGATGCAGATCGCCGGAGCCGGAGACGAACTCCAGGGCATCAAAAAGGGCATCATGGAACTGGCCGACCTCGTTGTGGTGAACAAAGCTGACGGAAACAATATCCAGGCAGCCGAACTGGCTGGACGTGAACTAAACAACGCCCTCCATTACCTGCGGCAGGCGACCCCAGGCTGGACCACCAAGGCCCTCACCTGCTCCGCTGTCCAGAAAACCGGCCTGCCTGAAATCTGGCACGAAATCGAACGTTTTGTGGACCAGGGCAAAACCAGTGGCGTGTTTGAGGAACGACGGCAGAGCCAGGTGCTCCAGTGGTTCGAATCCTTGCTTGCCGAGGCAGTTCTAAACCGCTTCTACTCCGATCCCAAGATAACAAAGCAACTGCCCCGCCTCCGCGCGGCTGTGCAGGACGGTTCCCTGCCTGTTCTGCTGGCCGTTCAGGAACTGCTGGCCGATTAA
- a CDS encoding PorV/PorQ family protein produces the protein MSKYNMLILAVLITILSLPLSLGAISQASMLSLTFEPGGRANGMGRAYSAVADDAYAPWWNPGATAFNRKTQLAGSHIPWLAGSGFDDMYYEYLGYNQYFEGIGNINAHLTLLDMGTQTQTDENNNVIGEFHSFEAAGNVGYSYDVIPQQLGIGTNFKFVYSYLGPGQPTEPDGKAFGFAFDLGAKYQDFLTRGTNLSLVIQNIGPNVTYIDQEQSDPLPMTVRLGAAYEILNAPMNKLLVSAEASKVQANEDPLLTRLFNTGWQHMDETIYGVGAEYTYLDLISLRGGYFLDTAGSVVGPSFGAGIQYTFSKKYKLTADFSMVPGGELVDFNKVFSLGFEF, from the coding sequence ATGTCCAAGTATAATATGCTGATCCTGGCAGTGCTGATAACCATTTTGAGCCTGCCCTTGTCCCTGGGTGCGATTTCCCAGGCTTCGATGCTCTCACTCACTTTTGAGCCGGGCGGGCGGGCCAACGGCATGGGCCGGGCCTATTCCGCCGTTGCTGACGACGCTTACGCCCCCTGGTGGAACCCAGGCGCCACAGCGTTCAACCGCAAAACCCAGCTTGCCGGTTCACACATTCCCTGGCTGGCAGGTTCCGGCTTCGACGATATGTATTATGAATACCTGGGCTACAACCAGTATTTCGAGGGCATTGGAAACATCAACGCCCATCTGACGCTGCTAGACATGGGCACGCAGACCCAAACCGACGAAAACAACAACGTTATCGGCGAGTTCCATAGCTTTGAAGCTGCCGGAAACGTTGGCTACAGCTACGATGTGATCCCGCAGCAGTTAGGCATCGGCACGAACTTCAAGTTCGTTTACAGCTATCTGGGGCCCGGCCAGCCCACCGAGCCGGACGGCAAAGCTTTTGGCTTCGCTTTCGACCTCGGTGCAAAATATCAGGATTTCCTGACCAGAGGAACCAACCTCTCGCTCGTGATCCAAAACATCGGGCCGAACGTGACCTACATCGACCAGGAGCAATCCGATCCCCTGCCCATGACCGTCAGGCTGGGCGCCGCTTACGAGATCCTCAACGCCCCCATGAACAAACTGCTGGTCTCAGCGGAAGCCAGCAAAGTCCAGGCCAACGAGGACCCTCTGCTCACCAGGTTGTTTAATACTGGCTGGCAGCACATGGATGAAACCATCTACGGCGTCGGCGCTGAGTACACATATCTCGACCTGATCTCCCTGCGCGGCGGCTATTTCCTGGATACGGCCGGAAGCGTGGTGGGACCCAGCTTTGGCGCCGGCATCCAATACACTTTCAGCAAAAAATACAAGCTGACCGCGGATTTCAGCATGGTCCCCGGCGGCGAGCTTGTGGATTTCAACAAAGTCTTTTCCCTCGGCTTCGAGTTTTAG
- a CDS encoding ABC transporter substrate-binding protein, with translation MRRLSSLILILALLVAGCGKAAKSDKVHIRFWHGLSGPLGDVLNEMIVEFNKTHPDIEVIANPISSYNALQQKLSASLQVGKQPDLAQVFESWAAKYQQDEVLVSIDSLLANDPDFTEEELADFYPVFLQSITYQGKKWSFPFNKSVRAYFYNKDAFYRAGLDPNRFPATWAEFEDYCRKLTSPKTKDRGETYGANFTVNEWQFVNLIHQAGGTIMDENDKPVLNSPAGLEALNYTLNLVNKEKTAKASKEMDGQNAFLAGTVAMFEGSSVSITWMRQQPINFNIGYAPLPTYKTNKSAISGANIVIFKSGDPKKEKAAWEFIKWFTDTEQTAKWSARTCYMPLRKSAMKSKTIVDFLNTYPQFRGIYAQLDNAVFEPQHPAWFVGRDELKKALEKAKEGMLSPQAALDEAAAKLQEAIDREAGF, from the coding sequence ATGCGGCGTTTATCAAGCCTGATCCTGATTCTGGCCTTGCTTGTGGCCGGATGTGGCAAGGCGGCTAAATCAGACAAGGTCCATATCCGCTTCTGGCATGGTTTGAGCGGCCCCCTGGGGGACGTTCTAAACGAAATGATAGTGGAATTCAACAAGACCCACCCGGATATCGAGGTTATCGCCAACCCCATCAGCAGCTACAATGCCCTGCAGCAGAAGCTTTCCGCTTCCCTGCAGGTGGGCAAGCAACCCGATCTGGCCCAGGTTTTCGAATCCTGGGCGGCCAAATACCAGCAGGATGAAGTGTTAGTGAGCATCGACAGCCTTCTGGCCAACGATCCAGACTTCACCGAAGAAGAGCTGGCGGATTTCTATCCCGTTTTCTTGCAGTCCATCACCTATCAGGGCAAAAAATGGTCCTTCCCCTTCAATAAAAGCGTGCGGGCTTATTTCTACAACAAAGACGCCTTTTACCGCGCCGGGCTGGACCCCAACCGCTTCCCCGCCACCTGGGCTGAATTTGAGGATTATTGCCGCAAACTGACCTCGCCCAAAACCAAAGACCGCGGCGAAACCTACGGCGCGAATTTCACCGTGAACGAATGGCAGTTCGTAAACCTCATCCATCAGGCCGGCGGCACCATCATGGACGAAAACGACAAACCGGTCCTGAACAGCCCTGCAGGGTTGGAAGCGCTGAACTATACTCTGAACCTGGTAAACAAGGAAAAGACCGCCAAGGCTTCCAAGGAAATGGACGGCCAGAACGCCTTTCTGGCAGGCACGGTGGCCATGTTTGAAGGTTCCAGCGTATCCATTACCTGGATGCGCCAGCAGCCCATCAATTTCAATATCGGCTACGCCCCGCTACCCACCTATAAAACCAATAAAAGCGCCATCAGCGGCGCCAATATCGTGATCTTCAAAAGCGGCGACCCCAAAAAGGAAAAGGCCGCTTGGGAATTCATCAAGTGGTTCACCGATACTGAACAAACCGCCAAGTGGAGCGCCCGAACCTGCTATATGCCTCTGCGCAAGAGTGCCATGAAATCCAAAACCATCGTGGATTTCCTGAACACCTATCCCCAGTTCCGGGGCATTTATGCCCAGCTGGACAATGCGGTTTTCGAGCCCCAGCATCCGGCTTGGTTCGTGGGCAGGGACGAACTGAAGAAAGCGCTGGAGAAAGCCAAGGAAGGCATGCTTTCTCCTCAAGCCGCCCTGGATGAGGCAGCCGCCAAGCTACAGGAAGCCATTGACCGCGAGGCGGGATTCTGA
- a CDS encoding T9SS type A sorting domain-containing protein — MRIRFLLLLLAITSLLGAEKLTLQKHFSNRPPRRHPHTQLLNKQPASAPKSRDANFERLLVILVDFQAETTDDPNTTGNGKFLLEPDPNYLYSVGSPPHDRAYFQQNLEALRYYYLAASAGSYNLQYEVWPQTGAYTLPKNMGYYNPPGADNELFVSRMEEYFKTAFELADSLSPELDFSAFGHYMIIHAGSDWQHDVYGDTPSDIPSFFIRVGEGKEAVVDGGSVLISHACNVPSTISQDFSSQTSGEDTIHSGYGALNAVLCHEFGHSLGFVDLYNVHTWQPMVGVFDIMDSGGSGILMDILDDGSYVLLEGALPGLPGAWSRELVFGDDLRSRGLLRDVEYVNLFREMPLAASSHRQPGDKLIPQILRIPLSPTEYILVENRSVDPDGDGATALKASDDGRVILYPTPIDDPENIPSYEYDYLLPSFLKEDGSSVGGGLLVWRVNEDVIYTQGVTGNDGEFLSNYANNTINTLYTKRGVEIIEADNLPDIGNQWSWFWTGTQYEYYHAKKPLQDGSGHFVSWSLEPWKPVLNGTTEPPLKDSWGMGSQYWLSGIGNPAAIMNLTVNSGWFDETSVTAYGIPELLPGPFINSSYSNLDLPLIGPQSITLLSHYDGRWTDLMGPFAWDGETLDQPVISADQDGDGYKELILSHANTLEIVDFSQDTLQSKTINFPDPISTAPIAIRDTVFVSTATCLSSVVDNMVKDMVQLPQILRLGSYGTDLVTLSQDLLHIIDTRDLYIKCEVELPEPFGDYEPVTFTGAASGLRMLFLTANSGNTYKFQDNRLQMIFQNTQAEKPTQLGIAWYMDSSMQGAVNPTIFWGCGNRIFAIKHDGTLLGGYPHNAFPLTFSAREHVYALISYPQVLLYLPVPQRGHVAWLADEGILWQRSLLTDDTVFGSQLAFGPINLESHNLFWYYTDADGRLFIHRKALGMLNNGIYWNGFRNGCDGSFEGHGLYDDIPPVQDFTAFVFPNPVRDSQFRVRIENFDTTVELRLYDINGSLLQSHSLPANGILRRDVALDSGKLASGVYILLVRKGTENKRIKFAVEK; from the coding sequence ATGAGAATCAGGTTTCTCCTTCTCCTGCTGGCGATTACCAGCCTGCTCGGTGCTGAAAAGCTCACTCTCCAAAAACACTTTTCAAACCGTCCTCCGCGCCGGCATCCCCACACCCAGCTGCTGAACAAGCAGCCCGCCTCTGCGCCGAAATCCCGGGACGCAAACTTTGAAAGGTTGCTGGTGATCCTGGTGGATTTCCAGGCTGAAACCACCGACGACCCCAATACCACCGGTAACGGCAAATTCCTGCTGGAACCTGATCCCAACTACCTTTACAGCGTCGGCAGCCCCCCACACGACCGGGCCTATTTCCAGCAGAATCTGGAAGCTTTACGCTATTACTACCTGGCCGCCTCAGCCGGTTCCTACAACCTCCAATATGAGGTCTGGCCACAAACTGGGGCTTACACCCTGCCTAAAAACATGGGCTATTACAACCCTCCCGGCGCGGATAACGAACTTTTCGTTTCCCGGATGGAAGAGTATTTCAAAACCGCTTTCGAACTGGCGGACAGCCTTTCGCCGGAACTGGATTTCTCTGCTTTCGGACATTACATGATCATCCACGCCGGTTCCGATTGGCAGCATGACGTGTATGGCGACACTCCTTCCGACATCCCCTCCTTTTTCATCAGGGTGGGCGAAGGCAAGGAAGCCGTGGTGGATGGCGGCTCTGTGCTCATCAGCCATGCCTGTAACGTTCCTTCAACCATCTCGCAGGATTTTTCCAGCCAAACCTCAGGCGAGGATACCATCCACAGCGGCTACGGTGCCCTAAACGCCGTGCTCTGCCACGAATTTGGACATTCCCTCGGCTTTGTGGACCTCTACAACGTCCATACCTGGCAGCCGATGGTTGGGGTTTTCGACATCATGGACAGCGGCGGTTCTGGCATCCTGATGGATATTTTGGACGACGGCTCTTATGTGCTTCTGGAAGGCGCTTTGCCGGGATTGCCCGGCGCTTGGTCCCGCGAACTGGTTTTCGGAGACGACCTCCGCTCCCGGGGCCTGTTGAGAGACGTGGAATATGTTAACCTGTTCAGAGAAATGCCCCTCGCCGCCAGCAGCCACCGGCAACCGGGAGACAAACTCATTCCTCAGATCCTGCGCATTCCCCTATCCCCCACAGAATACATATTGGTCGAAAACCGCAGCGTTGATCCAGACGGCGATGGAGCCACCGCGCTCAAGGCTAGTGACGACGGCCGGGTTATCCTCTACCCCACCCCGATCGACGATCCCGAAAACATACCCAGTTATGAATACGACTATCTGCTGCCCTCTTTCCTGAAGGAAGACGGCTCCTCCGTGGGTGGCGGTCTCTTGGTCTGGCGTGTGAATGAAGATGTTATCTACACTCAGGGCGTAACCGGCAATGACGGGGAGTTCCTCTCCAATTATGCCAACAACACCATAAACACACTCTACACCAAGCGTGGCGTGGAGATCATCGAAGCGGACAACCTGCCCGACATCGGCAACCAATGGTCATGGTTCTGGACTGGCACCCAGTATGAGTATTATCACGCGAAAAAGCCCTTGCAGGATGGATCCGGTCACTTCGTGTCATGGAGTCTGGAGCCCTGGAAGCCTGTTCTGAACGGCACCACAGAACCACCCCTCAAAGACAGCTGGGGAATGGGTTCGCAGTATTGGCTCAGCGGAATTGGCAACCCCGCCGCTATTATGAATCTCACCGTTAACAGCGGTTGGTTCGATGAAACCTCAGTCACTGCCTACGGTATTCCAGAACTCCTGCCCGGGCCCTTCATCAATTCCAGCTACAGCAACCTCGATCTACCTCTGATCGGGCCCCAATCCATCACTCTGCTAAGCCACTATGATGGCCGGTGGACCGACCTGATGGGGCCATTCGCCTGGGACGGTGAAACGCTTGACCAGCCTGTGATAAGCGCGGACCAGGATGGCGACGGCTACAAGGAACTCATTCTCAGCCACGCCAATACTCTGGAAATCGTGGATTTCTCACAGGACACCCTGCAAAGCAAAACCATCAACTTTCCCGATCCCATCAGCACCGCGCCCATCGCAATCAGGGACACGGTGTTCGTGAGCACCGCCACCTGCCTGAGTTCCGTGGTGGACAACATGGTGAAGGACATGGTCCAGCTTCCCCAAATCCTGCGCCTGGGAAGCTACGGAACAGACCTGGTGACACTCAGCCAGGACCTTCTGCACATTATCGACACCCGAGACCTTTACATCAAGTGCGAGGTGGAACTGCCGGAACCCTTTGGCGATTATGAACCTGTGACTTTCACCGGAGCGGCGAGCGGGCTCAGAATGCTCTTCCTGACAGCCAACAGCGGCAATACCTACAAGTTTCAGGATAACCGCCTCCAAATGATTTTCCAAAACACGCAGGCGGAAAAACCCACTCAATTGGGAATAGCCTGGTATATGGACAGCTCAATGCAGGGAGCGGTCAACCCCACTATCTTTTGGGGTTGCGGCAACCGTATCTTCGCCATCAAACATGACGGCACCCTGCTCGGCGGCTATCCCCACAATGCTTTCCCGCTCACTTTTTCTGCCCGGGAACATGTTTACGCGCTAATATCCTATCCACAAGTGCTGCTCTATCTGCCTGTGCCTCAAAGAGGCCATGTGGCCTGGCTTGCAGATGAAGGCATCCTCTGGCAGAGATCCCTGTTGACGGACGATACGGTTTTCGGCTCACAGCTCGCGTTTGGGCCCATTAACTTGGAATCCCACAATCTCTTTTGGTATTATACTGACGCCGATGGCAGGCTGTTCATCCACCGAAAAGCTTTGGGAATGCTGAACAACGGAATATACTGGAATGGGTTCCGCAATGGCTGCGATGGCAGCTTTGAAGGCCACGGCCTGTATGACGACATCCCGCCAGTTCAGGATTTCACAGCCTTTGTTTTTCCCAACCCCGTGCGCGATTCCCAATTCAGGGTCCGCATCGAGAATTTTGACACTACTGTGGAACTGCGTCTTTATGACATCAACGGCTCGCTGCTGCAAAGCCACTCTCTGCCCGCCAACGGCATCCTGCGCCGGGATGTGGCCCTGGACAGCGGCAAACTTGCATCTGGCGTTTACATTCTCTTGGTGCGTAAAGGCACTGAGAACAAGAGGATAAAATTCGCTGTGGAGAAATGA
- a CDS encoding dihydrofolate reductase, whose product MAAIDRNNLIGRENRMPWNIREDLRRFRAITLGHTIVMGKNTWLSLGRTLDGRVNVILSRDRELAVPGAIVCHSVSECLQHCVGDECFVIGGAQIFKLFLPLASKLFLTRIDAEFEGDTYFPEINPDDWELTSFEAITSETGFNLTFTEYRRCRKP is encoded by the coding sequence ATCGCTGCGATTGACCGCAACAACCTGATCGGAAGGGAAAACCGCATGCCCTGGAACATTCGTGAGGACCTGCGCCGCTTTCGCGCCATAACCCTCGGCCACACCATTGTGATGGGCAAAAACACCTGGCTGTCGCTGGGACGCACCCTCGACGGGCGGGTGAACGTCATCCTGAGCCGCGACAGGGAACTGGCGGTGCCAGGAGCCATAGTCTGCCACAGCGTTTCGGAATGTCTGCAGCACTGCGTTGGGGATGAATGTTTCGTTATTGGCGGCGCTCAAATCTTCAAGCTGTTCCTGCCCCTGGCCTCCAAACTTTTCCTCACCCGCATCGACGCGGAATTCGAGGGCGACACCTATTTCCCGGAAATCAATCCCGACGACTGGGAACTAACATCTTTCGAGGCAATCACTTCCGAAACCGGATTCAACCTGACCTTCACGGAATACCGCCGTTGCCGGAAACCTTGA
- a CDS encoding ATP-binding cassette domain-containing protein, with translation MNAPLLSVRGLQARYGESLILKDIDLDIMPNEVAVILGSSGSGKTTLLKNILGLERPASGSVKYRGENIMEMDEARYREVLIRFGVLFQSGALLNSISVFDNIAIPLEQHSRLCPKVIERIIQAKLSLVRLDGAMYQLPSELSGGMRKRAALARAIALDPEILFCDEPTSGLDPLTARALDELLLDLKHKLNMTIVIVTHEIASIKRLADRIFFIDKGSLIFSGTLKEALSAGIGPIDRFFEAGRFD, from the coding sequence ATGAACGCACCCCTGCTCAGCGTCCGCGGGCTGCAGGCACGCTACGGCGAAAGCCTGATCCTGAAAGACATTGACCTGGACATCATGCCAAACGAGGTGGCTGTCATCCTCGGCAGCAGCGGCAGCGGCAAGACAACCCTGTTGAAAAACATCCTGGGCTTGGAACGGCCCGCCTCAGGCAGTGTGAAATACCGCGGCGAAAACATCATGGAAATGGACGAGGCGCGTTACCGCGAAGTCTTGATACGCTTCGGCGTGCTCTTCCAGAGCGGAGCGCTGCTCAATTCAATATCGGTGTTCGACAACATCGCCATTCCCTTGGAACAGCACAGCCGCCTCTGCCCCAAAGTTATAGAACGCATCATACAGGCGAAGCTGAGCCTTGTGCGTCTGGATGGGGCAATGTATCAGCTTCCCTCCGAACTTTCAGGCGGAATGAGGAAACGGGCGGCCCTGGCCAGGGCGATTGCCCTTGATCCCGAAATCCTTTTCTGCGACGAACCCACCTCCGGCCTCGACCCGCTGACGGCCAGGGCTTTGGACGAACTGTTGCTCGACCTGAAACACAAACTCAACATGACCATCGTGATCGTTACCCACGAAATCGCTTCCATCAAGCGTTTGGCCGACCGCATCTTCTTTATAGACAAGGGTTCTCTCATCTTCAGCGGCACCCTCAAGGAGGCTCTCAGCGCCGGCATCGGCCCCATCGACAGGTTCTTCGAAGCAGGGCGTTTTGACTGA